The Halichoerus grypus chromosome 14, mHalGry1.hap1.1, whole genome shotgun sequence genomic interval tagttcgctgagcgtctgactcttggttttggctcgggtcatgatctcagggttgtgagatcgagcccggtgtcgagctctgcgctcagtacggagtctacttgagattctgtctttccctctccctctgccccttccactcgtgctctctctctctctctcaaataaatctttaaataaataaataagcatgcTCACATCAGTGCTGTCCataaatatgtgtgtgcacaccgcatatatatatacacctagaCATTTAGAAGGCTCATTCTTAATCCTATTGATCTTAAAGTTATGCTTATTTCCTAGAATATAAATATCCTTTTGATCTAACCAGTTGGTGACCtggccttttttgttttgttttgttttgttttgttctgttttttgccATCTTCtatttgtatactttttaaatttttaacttaaattgtCTTTGGTGTTCTAGTGTGTGCTAAAACTAAAATGCTGTTTAACATAACCTGTGTTTTAGAGCATTTAAAGAGTAATACATATTTGTAATGAGATGAAGTGGAAATAGTAGAGGAGCGTATATGGTAAAAAGTGAAACCCTCCTAAGTTTCTGGTTACTTGAAGGGAAATTTGGTGAAATCTGTCCATTAAACTTGAAAATGTGAGACCTTTGCAACAGTTCCTTTTCTTGGTTTTTTGAGGAACATGTACAAGGTAGCTCATGCAGAGACACTGGTGGTTGTACCATTTTTAATTACCCATTTTTTGTATAATAACTTAAATATACTGATATATCCATGGCCTTCTATTCAGAGCTTGAAACAAGTAAATTTCTATGTGCTGATACAGAAAAGTCTTCAAGATCTATCATCATTAACTAAATCAAGCATATTGTGAGACAGTCCATATTACataccatttatatattttttaacacacccaaaaaatatgtttgtgtgaaggaattctagaaaaagaggagtttgtctttttcttctctcctagcTCACATGAGCTAACCATCTCTCTTAGCTTTCCACACGTGTAGTCAGATCCTAACGGACATAACCCTCTGCCATTGCCGGCAGTGTGGCTTATTTAAGCTGCCTGCTAAGTGGGAAATGGGTTGTTTTCAGCTCCCTGTTTGTATTAACTGTGGTTCGGTTAACATTGGTGTGCCCAGTTATCTGTATATTTGTGAATACGAGTTTGTGGTGGCCGTGATGACTTGCTACAGAGAACACTTCCACTTGCCCTCAGAGCCCGGGCTTTAATGAGAAGAgggattgggggcacctgggtggctgagtcagatgggggtctgactcttgattttggctcaggtcatgatctcagggtcgtgggatcgagccctgcatcagactctgagttcagtggggagcctgcttgaggattctctctttccctctccctgctcacattctctctctctctctctgtccctccccccccttctctttggggtaaataaataaatctttaaaaaaagaagaaagaaaagagagattgggaggattttttgttttacttaggTTTCTTAGAGACTGAGTTTGAGTTTGCCCATGCGCATTACTATTCAGGTATCTTTTAAGTGACGTGGGTAGAATCATTTCCCCAAAACCATGCTAATTATGAGCAGCCGTCGGCCCTGCTTTGCCAGTAGGTTAATTGACTCATGTGCCTGCATGCTGAGGCTTGTTGGGGACATGTGCTTCCTCAGAGATGCGCAGTTGCATTTGTTTCTGCTGTACGACAAGTGTTCTCCTTGTTGCTTGCAACTCCGCTTTTCCTCAGACGGAGATTATTAACAAATGGCTGTCTGAGAGCCGATTCAAGAGTCTACCAGTCAGTCTACCAGCCGATTCAACAACCAACCCATCAGTCTTTCTCTggtcttttctttgttctgtgtGTGAAAGTGCCCAGTGTTCTCTCCTTAGCAGTCTTGAACATACTTCACTCTTGCCGGTACACAACACAATTTTGCCTCCTTCACTCTTCCATGGGCAGTTTTTGGTTCGGACGCACACTTCACTTCTCTTAGTATGTGTCCCTGTTTGATAGCTTCAAGCGGTTTTTTGTGTACCTTCGACCTGAGGGTCCATACATGTGTCAGGCTCTGAGGTGGGCGCATGAGAAGTACAGGAGCAGATTTTCCATAAATAGTAGTTGCTCGTGCTGAGCACTTGCTTCCCATGTCTCATTCAGTCTTCACATCGACCTTAGAAGGTAGGTGGTATTATTTATTCCccattttaaatatgaggaaacGGATacaaactgaggtgcagagagatCAGATTGACTTTTCTCTGAGGCACAGTTACGGAGTGAGCGGTAAAGCCAGCCAAGTCAGTCAGTCCCAGAGTCTGTTTTCCACTGGGGTCCCAAGCTAATGGGGAAGTGAAATTCGCAGTCCCCTTGCCTAGCTGGGAGGGTTTGCTAATGAAGCAAGAGTTGGGGCTGACCTTCAGCACCATTTCTTTATTACTGTGGAAGCCATAACTGGGTTGACTATATCTTAACCCCCATAAGCACGTGTATTAGTGTCCTGTaggtgctgtaacaaattacagttgacccttataCGACATGGGTCATGTTGTGCATGTTGTATAAGGTGCTGACCCCTGTTCAGTTGAAAacccatgtataacttttgacctccccaaaacttaactaatagcctactgttgaccagaagccttactgataacatagtcgATTAACACACATTTTATCTTGTTATATGCATTATGTCCTATATTCTTATGATAAAGTATGCTACAGAAAAGAaggtgttattaagaaaatcataagcagggcgcctgggtggctcagtcgttaaccatctgccttcggctcaggtcatgatcccagggtcctgggattgagccccgcatcgggcttcctgctctgcaggaagcctgcttcttcctctcccactccccctgcttgtgttccctctctcgctgtctctctccgtcaaataaataaatctaaaaaaaaaaaatcataagagaaaatacatttacatactatactgtatttacGGGAAAAAATGTGCTCCATCCCCTCCCATTGTAAATCCTATGGCTCTTGGTCAGAATTTCATTCAGCATTAATCATGCCTTATCATTTTATGCTGGACAGGAATATTGCTGTATATAGTGGTTTTAGCCCTGAAACCGTTAGAAATGTTGGTATTAgagtcttcttttcttcctcagggCTCCGCCCTTCCCTTGCCCCTACAGGGCTGAGTGCACCGAGGCCCCGCCTCAGCCGTAGCTTCTCCTTGGTGCCGGCTCCGTGTTTGTCGCTAGCCCCTGACCTTGCTTCTGAGCTGCCGGCAGCCGTCTGGACATCTTGGTTGGCTTCATCCTCACGATGCCTGTACAAATGGGTGGATGAACTACATTTTATGATTGGAAATAGAGAATCGAACAGATATGGCAGTTTGCTCTAAGCCCTGTAGTTAGTAGTTAAAGAACTTTGCTTAAAGAGAAAAGTGTAAAATGTTCCACTTGACAGAGGGGATGAACTGTAGTAATAAGTATCAAGTGTATGTGATATAACATAAAGCATAATACATGTTTTGTCTTAAGGTAGACGTTCAGAACAAAGAGGAGGGATTAGGCAAAGAAGGggtagaaagagaagagagaaggacgGAGATAGGTAAGGTGCATAGACATTTATGGGGGTATTGCTTCTGGAGGTTTTTGTGGCCCTGTTTTCGTATACTTCATCATGGTTGTAAATGGGGATATTGCTAATATTTGACTCATGGAAGGCTGATACCAAGCCAGAGCTGGAGTATGTGGCCCCATTTTATTGGTTAGTTTTACAAAAAGAGGAAAGCCTCTGTTTATGTGGGCTAGGACGGCCATTTGACCTGTTCTTCAACCCCATCTGGAATTGCTTGGGGGTTAACTTGGCCTTCCCCCAAGACACATATGACAGAGGGCTGGGAGGAGTCCAGGCTAGGTTTTCATCCCTGCAGGGCACTGAGACCTCATTATGGAGCCAGGTGGCTTTGGTGCCAGCTAAGGTCACTGTTTAGTATGTGACAGGATGGAAGGAACAGGTGAATTTTGGTAGGTGGACGCGCCAGCTGTATTGTATAAATCCAACCAGTGTATTTCTCCATGGTGTTCCCTTCCCTCCCGCTCCCGAAAGCAGACATGAAGTGGCCCACCTTCCCCTGCTTTCCCTTGGGCTGTCCCTCGCCAGCCCTCCCCGCCATAGGAAAGATGAAGACTCTCTTTCCTGTATTACTCATGAGTTCAAGTTGAGAACAATATAAAGGACACAGAAAGTACTTTATTCTGAAAACTTTGGGTGAAAAATTGCAGGGTGACTTGGCTCTgggttaattttagcctttcttttGTGGATTCAAAAATGTTCTACCAGAAATTGAACTAAGGTTTCAGAACTAATTACGGTGGGTAGAGGAACAAGCTAGATGAGGTGGCAACGAGAGTCCCGCAAGCGGGGCAGGACAAAGGGCTGCTTTCTTCAGTGGGCCAAAGGCATGAAAAAATACGGTCGGGGGTGGAGGGCGGGAATTAGCCTCATTAGAGACAGGCCAATCAAATGCAAGGTTAGGACCTTGTTTGGAGCTTGAAACTAAAAAAGcattagttaaaaaataaaagataagtaaaaaaaaaaaataggacattttTGAGGACATCAGGGAAATTTGCATCTGGTCTGTGTATTAGTTGGTATGGAGGAATTGATATTTATCAAATGTGATCATGACATTACAGTGAAAAATCCACATATTTTGGTCCATCTGAAGTCGGGGTGAAACGACGAAGTCTGAGATTTGCAACCATGGAAAAACGAACAGATGAAGCAAGTTTGACGAAGTTTGAATTGTTGAATCTAGATAATGGACATATATGGGGTTCACTGTACGTCTACGTCTACAATGATTGAGAATTCTGTAGTGACTTCTTAGGGGTTTTACCCAGCGTCCTGAGCCCAGAGTTGAGTTGTACCTACAATCCGCTGTGGTTGTTCTGTCAGTCACCAGGCCACACACACCAACCCAGAGCCAGAAAAGCCACATACTGTCCTGAAGCAGCTTTTCCAACAGTTGCCTTCAGCTTATCCAGAGCTATCGGTTCTGGAGTGAGAACCAAGGTATTGACCTAGGTACTATGGATTCACCAGCCCCCAGAGGATGGAGtgagggctttttaaaaaaaaaaaaaaaaaaacttttccctttattttgtagGACCACCAAAAGGCCTCAGACCTTCTATGATGGAAGTCATTCCAGTACCAGAGGAGTATGCCATATTCCCGTGGCTGAGCCGTTCTGCCCCAAAACGAGAGAGGTTTGTAGTCTTTCTGGAAGGTGCGCCAAAATAAGTCGTAAGGGCTTGGGGTGGCATCTAGAGTTCGATTAATTGGCTAAGCAGGtagtccctcttcccctctccagtGTGCTTCTTCTGCAAGGTTTCTAGAAGACTTTCCCTTTGTTAGTACTGCCTCCGCTGCTCTCGGTCATCGATAAGCTGAGTCACTCAGACGTGCAACCTGCCTTTTTTATAGGTTTTGATTTTGCTGTCAGAATACCTTTTAAGTCATTTAGCGTATTAGTCCAGAGTGTACAGTCTGGAAAAAGATTACTTGGGATCAAATCTCTGCTCTTGTGCTTAATAGTTGTGTCTtgttggacaagttacttaatgcccttgggcctcagtttcctcatttggaaaatgaaggaaatggTACATGAACCTCACAGCACTGTGGGAAGGATAAACGAGTGAGCCGTTATTTATAAGTGCTCTGAGCTATGCTTGTCAGTTACGAGCCATCCAACAACTGCTTTTATGAATTCAGTTTTTGATCATCTGTAAATTGTCAGATTGGCATCATTGGCCTTTGAGGCGAGGTTGGCTGTTACTGTCCAGCCTCCTCTCCAGGATTACAGTGAAATCTTAGACCTAAGTGGCTAGCCCTTCAGTGGAAGTATGGAAGCATTTTACTCATTCAGATAATTTTAACACCTACATATGGAAAGTAGATTTATTGCAGCTTTTATGTTCAGCCCTGTGTAATTGTATAAAAGTAGTTTCCTTACAGTTTACAGCAAGGGCTCCTTAACCTCACGGTGGTCTTAAACAAAAATCTAGAATCTGAAGCCAGGAGTCAGGGGGAGCCATTTCAGATATACCACTGCTTGTTGAGTCTCTCTGATTTGTGTgaaaatacactttttatttgtttaaaaaaaatggcaggtTAAGTGTGTATTTGGGTTTTTGGGATGTGTATGTTTCCAAGTAGTTATCAGCAGAATATATCAAAACGTTGCTGCTAGTCTTCTCTCTGAAACGCAGATCTGTCCACATAATAAATTTGCTTTCCAGGggtaataagatatatataagaTTCTTGTCCATTTCAAAATGGGGAGAGCTTGGGAAGAAATAGACCAGGGAGAGAATAGGCCTGAGGTCGTGTCCCACAGAAAACACTGAATTCAGGTACTAGCAGTAGAGGTAGGGTAGAAATAAATACTAATGAACTAATGATGTATACAGAATACATGCTCATGTGGTGGCTTGGCGATCAGCAGTTGGAGACCGTTTCCAGTAACAGAGTTTAGCCTCTCTTGAGCCAACATTAACTCAGCTATTCTTGGTCTAGCCAAGCCAGgggacccctccctgccccatgtAAGACTAAAGGAATGCTAGGAAAGGCAGTTTAAGAAAATgggaaatggggcgcctgggtggctcagtcattaagcgtctgccttcggctcgggtcatgatctcagggtcctgggatcgagccccgcatcgggctccctgctcagcggggagtctgcttctccctctccctctgcctctcctgctccccctgcttgtgcttgtgctccctctctctctgtgtcaaataaataaataatttaaaaaaaaaaaggaaagtgggaAAAATAAGCCTTGGAATATAACTTTATTCCTACATACTCTGAAAGAGATTTGTAAATATTGTCCAGAAATGTAGAGTAGATGGTGCTGCCCCTTGGCAATTATCACTTTAACTTAAAACATTCACATGACCTTTCATGTACGGATGAGGAAGGATTGTCAAGGTGAATTGTCAAGTGGTGAACAAGATTTCCGCCACTTGTGTTACATATAAAGAGGTAAATACGACAATATTAACCTGCAGATAGAGTGTTTTTAGAAAATTGAcccaaagaggggcgcctgggtggctgagtcggttaagcatctgcctttggctcaggtcgtgatcccaggatcctgcgatcgagccctgcatcgggctctcctCTCAGAGGAGAGCcttattctccctctccctctgcctgccgctctccctgcttgtgctctctctctcactatgtgtcaaataaataaaaataaataaaatctttagaaaattgACCCAAAGAAACTGGTGGTTTCCCTTGGGGAGGTGAACTGGTTCGCTAGAACATGGGTAGAAAAAACATTTGTCACATATGTGGGGTTAATATTTTGTCCCATGTCACTTCTACCCCCAAAATATTTTCACCTCTAGTCATTTTAGGAGGTAATCGGAAGCACAGTCTTTCAAAGTCTggacacataaaatatatttagcttGGTGATCTAATATTGCTAATACATTTGAAGGATGGTGGTAGATTCAGGAGTTCCATTATCATTGCTCAGAACATGCAAATGAAAGCATCTTTGCCTCAGACCCAGAGATCTCTCAGCCTGTGGTTTGTATTGCTGGTTGCTGGTACATGATGTTGGAGTTGTCCGTTCTTGTGGTTGTGGGGGTGCAAAGTGCTGGTTCAAGTGACTGAGACCCCAGGGTCTGTCTCTGTGGCTGGTCCACATCCATAATCCttcacttcctcctcctcaccatcaTGGCACCCCCCTCCCAGGGTGATGTGAGAACTTAACATGCCGCAGTCCAGTGTACAAGGTAGTTATGATATTCCTCCAGTCATTTCTGGAAATACTGAAGTTTGGCCAAGATATACAGCTTGGTTATTCAggattttaaaagacattaaatGAAGATGGGACTGGGCTGGCTATAttttaatttgggggtgggggaggtagagGTGAAGGAAGAGTGATTTAGGCCCTCGAATGTATAACCTGTACTCGAGGGGAAAGTTTTTATTAAGCGTAATCTTATTTTCAGCATATATAGTATAAACAAACATGATACAATATCAACTATTCATTGTGACTTGTCACGCTTCTAAATTTGGTGTTGCCAAGGCTgttattaaaattctttctccCATTGCTATAgcataatgaaaattatttttagagaaacaGGTTAATTTGCTTATGTGGTTCCAGCATGTGCAGGCTAGACTTTGGCCTGAATTGGAGCCTTTATTGACACTGAGTCacaccattttatatataaagcacCCCAGGAGTCTGTGCCAGTTATTTGGCAAACAAGGGTGGAAGGTGCCAGTGTTAGTAATTGTTAGAAGACTGATTTAGCTTGTATCCAGTGTTTAAAATGTGCCCAACACAATTCTGTGCTGTATTATTccttagctcatttaatcctcacagtactTCTGTAATACAAtctcattattcccattttacagatgagaaaatgaaaacatacaaagATTAAGTGAAGTTTTGGCAGTGCTTAAGTGGGttaacagttaatttttttttttaattaaaaaggaatgTTGAAACACAGGCTAGAAATTAATAACTTGAGGATTAGATGTGTGTTATTAATTAGTCGCTGGAAAAAGTgatcaaacttttaaataatgtttttaaaacccATGCGTGGCCTTGCCGTTAAAGTAAGATGCCATGATAAGTTTATCCCTAGAGAGAAAAAACCAGCACATCCCCGTTCCGGTTTTGTTTTTGGGAGAGACAACAGGCAAAAGAGATTATGAAGAAATCACTTTCCCTTTtattggaggtggggagagggagagagaatcttaagcaggctccacacccagttcGGAGCCagccacagggctcgatctcataaccctgagatcatgacctgagccgagattaCGAGttagccgcttaaccagctgagccactcaggtaccccagaAATCATTTTCTAACCAAAAAAAGCTTCTCTAAAAGTCTTCAGATTTTGTGTGAAAGAGCTTGGAAACCGTTCTCAGCATGTCTTTGAGGAGATGTGAATAGGATCGGCACCTTAGCTCACCCTGGGAGGTGAAGGGCTCAGACTCAAGTCCATGTTCACAACCCAGCTTAGTCTTCTTCGAGCTGttaagaaataagtgaaattaatataaacaaatgCCTGGTGTAGAGAAGAAGCTCACTGTTCGCTCTGGTAGCCGGAAGCTGTGTGTGCAAGGGGCCGGGGGAACAGGGTTATGTGAGGGGGTTCGGATCTAGATCTTCCAGGCTCTGTCTGAGGGCCTGCAGGTACTAGCCATTTGTAGTAAAAATCTTGAAGTCATTAACTTGGCAaccatcaggggaaaaaaaacaaaatagtaagcTGTTAACTCATGTTTGTATTTTCTGAGTGTGTGGTTCTTTGTTTTCTAGGTCCTCATAGAGACTGCTAAAAAGTTAGGACTCCGGTGCCACTCAAAAGGCACAGTGGTCACAATCGAGGGACCTCGTTTTAGCTCCCGGGCAGAAAGCTTTATGTTCCGCACCTGGGGGGCGGATGTTATCAACATGACCACAGTTCCAGAGGTGGTTCTCGCTAAGGAGGCTGGGATTTGCTATGCGAGTATCGCCATGGCAACAGATTATGACTGCTGGAAGGAGCATGAGGAAGCGGTAGGTGGAATTCTCTTCCCAACATGTAAAGCCCCATGGGAGCCTTTGAGAGAGTGTCTTCACCATTTGTTCTACTGTATTCCTTCCAGAAAGTGCCTTTCTGCCAGGTTTTAAAGTCAGCTCTGTATGTGGTCAGgtattttctttatagttctCGTTGGAAGATACAAACAAAGATctccacagagaagaaaaagacactTTTATCCACGGATAAACAGTACATTGTGGACATGTAGGTGTGGTGCGAATCATATTGAGACTTGGCCTTATTTTAAGGATGAAAGTGTGTTTTGGTTCTAATTTCCTTATCCTGTGCTACTGGTCATTATGTGTGTTTTCAAAGGGAAAGACCTATTACCTCTGCCTGGTAAGAGGCCTCTATATTCATACCTGTCTGTTGAGCCTACCATGACTGCATGCTGTTGGTGTAGGAATATGACAGCCGACAGACAAGCCTGTGAGGAGCGAATATTCTGAGGCCTTTGGGGGGGTAAGGGGGTGCAGAGATTAAGCCAACCAGTGTAAGAAAGCTCAGGGTTATAAAGAGATAGTGTGGTGAGAACCACATACCCAGTTGGCCCAACCTAACATTTGAAGTCTGGGAGGCCTTTCCGGTGGAAGGGTGGTGGGAAAGACAGGCCCGCTTGgcggggagtggagggagggagggaggcagcaccGTGTAGACTATGTACGTATTTCAGAGGGATGGTCAGTGAGGGGTTCTGGGCAGGAAAGATAGCGAGGTCCAGCTGGTATGTGAAGACACTGACCACTTCAGTCAGGCTTCCAGAATAAATATGCTCACTGTGGAAAACTTCCAACATTGGCAAAAGGAGAGAGGCTAGTATAATGAACCCCCAGTTACCCATCATGTAGCTTTACCATCCACAGCCGGCCTTGTGTCCTGTGTATGCTCCTACTCACTTCCCTcttgaagtaaatatttttccagaaggcctttttttaaaaaaaataaaataataggtgcctgggtggctcagtcgttaagcgtctgccttcggctcaggtcatgatcccagggtcctgggatcgagcgccgcattgggctccctgctctgcagggagcctgcttctccttctccttctgcccctgcttgtgttccctctctcgctgtgtctctctctgtcaaataaataaaatctttaaaaaaaaaataaaatagggcgcctgggtggctcagttggttaagcgactgccttcagctcaggtcatgatcctggagtccctggatcgagtcccgcatcgggctccctgctcggcggggagtctgcctctccctctgaccctaacccctctcatgtgctctctctcattctctctctctcaaataaataaataaaatctttaataaataaataaataaaataaaataacaaaataactaCAATACCACTATTGTaccaaaaaatattaattccttaGCGTAACCAAATATCCAGACTGTTTACATTTTCCTTGTCTCATATAACCGTTCAAATCAGGGTCCCTTATAATCCACATATTGCATTTAAATTATCTGcctcttaaatctcttttaatctaaTATTCCCCTGTCTTTTCACTCCTGGCATTTCACTTGAAGAAACTGGATCATTTGTCTTATCCCctgtctcattttaaaatagagaaagggtaggggggcacctgggtgactcggttgagcgtctgactcttaatttcagctcaggtcatgatctcaggatcgtgggatcgagccccacgtcaggctcgcCGCTCAGCATgtagtctgctagagattctctctctccctcgccctctgccccgccctctgctggtgtgcacgctctctctctttctctctctcaaataaataaaaatatttaaaatggagaaaGGGACAAAATTACAATCAAGGGGTTTTAAAGTGAACAAGTGCAGGGGTGGCTGTTGGGAGCACATTTATGGGACGTGACCTCTTCTCCAAGATGGCCCTTCCCACCATCTCAGAGCTGCTTGTTGTGCTGTCCATTGTCATGGAAAACAGTAAGGTACCCTTGCTGTCAGTCCATCTGTGTATATGGAGTTTGGGTTGTACTTGAACACAGGTTCTTTGTTTTGTGTGAGTACCTTGTCCCGACTCCTCAGTGTAATAAACCATTGCTAACTACTAGGATATTTTGTGTGCAAGAAACTTCCAGATCCTGACACAGCATAATCTCTGACTTGGCAGCTCTGGTCACCTAAGGGACAGCTCAGCCTCATGGTGGTGAGAAGCAGCCTCCAATTAGCAGGAGGCTCCAGTCTCTGCCGCTCCCCGAGAGCAGGTTGCTTCCTGCCTGTGGCTTTCTGCTCAGTCTAGAAACATCTGTCTCCCCTGCAGAGCACGTGGTGCTTTCCTTTACTACATGAGGTTTGGAAAGCAGGCAGTTAGAGCCCCTTGAGTTGAAAGCAGAGACGCTAAGCTGTGTGTAAGTGGTAAGGCATGAAGGCAGATAATGCTAAATGCCACAAGAAAAGCACAGGCGAAAATCGCATCCTCAGCCAGCCGTGTGTGTCACCGTGCTTTAAACCAGATGTGCAGCGTGGCATGGTACAAACGATTTTCGAGTTGCCTACACCCACCTTCAGATTCCTGTTACTCCACTTCCTTGTAACACGGGGCAAGTTCGTTGATCCATTTACTCTTCTGTGGGATGGAGCCAGAGGTGAGGGGTGGAGGTTGTTTACTTACAGTTCTGACCTTGCGGGATTTCTGGGAGAGTGAAACCAAATTAGATACGTAGAGCAGCCCCTATAGAGCTGGCTCCTGAGAAGGCAGTCATCACATGCCAGCTATGATGCAGGGGGGTGGCGCAGAAATGTTTGAGAagaaaactggacatttgaaCTGGGCATTCAACAGAGGGTTAGATTTTACTGTGAGGAGGTTAGTAGAACAGGCATTTTGGGTGGAGCCCAACAGCAGGAACAAAGACGAGAAAAGAGCAATCAGAGTCTGTATGGAAATATCAGTCAAAGgaaggttaagtgtctgccttcagctcgggtcatgatctcagggtcctgggatcgagtcccacatcgggctccctgctcggcggggagtctgcttctccctctgcttctgcccctcccccccccactcatgctctctctcttgctctcaaataaataaaatcttaaaaaaaaaaagaaatatcaatcaaaggaaaagcataaggaaaaaagtaaatataaggtGAATTTCTTGGATGCTGCATGAGCCTGCATCGGAAGACTGCTTAAAAACGTGCCTCTGCGTGTACTTGCGAGCACCCAGCTGCTCACTG includes:
- the MTAP gene encoding S-methyl-5'-thioadenosine phosphorylase isoform X3, which translates into the protein MASGATPTAVKIGIIGGTGLDDPEILEGRTEKYVDTPFGKPSDALILGKIKNVDCVLLARTTKRPQTFYDGSHSSTRGVCHIPVAEPFCPKTREVLIETAKKLGLRCHSKGTVVTIEGPRFSSRAESFMFRTWGADVINMTTVPEVVLAKEAGICYASIAMATDYDCWKEHEEAVSVDRVLKTLKENANKAKSLLLTTIPQIGSMEWSETLHNLKNMAQFSVLLPRH